The Candidatus Brocadiaceae bacterium genome has a segment encoding these proteins:
- a CDS encoding GNAT family N-acetyltransferase → MIDTITIDVYKDGDEKELNSLFCDVFSKKRSLREWEWKFKESPIDSRPFIILARCGGKIVGQHACISLWLKYQDTFVKTVQGVDNFVLNDYRGSVKGVHAKLFQKAEETAIENGVAVGFGFPNRTGYVIGKRLFNHKDLIKIEVLFKRLSWRSALKRRVKWSFPANLVGWISNLIIRVFLATGRKSVAGVKYTWVNAFDESINLFWEKVKSQYTIMVKRDLLYLNWRYCRKPDNTYHMLQAERDDSIVGLLIVKYEDYEGARIGFIMEFLAVKDAMVLDNLLKRGLMFLLRNKVDFVLARVSSSDPVKRVFYKRGFSSKEGVWTSHIVYVTYSSHVEASVLCDASLWHVSFGDCDAA, encoded by the coding sequence ATGATAGATACTATAACGATAGATGTATACAAGGATGGCGATGAGAAAGAGTTAAATAGTTTATTTTGTGATGTTTTTTCTAAAAAACGTAGTTTGAGGGAATGGGAGTGGAAATTTAAGGAATCGCCGATAGATTCACGCCCTTTTATTATTTTGGCACGGTGTGGAGGCAAAATCGTTGGACAACATGCCTGCATTTCGTTGTGGTTAAAATATCAAGATACATTCGTGAAGACTGTTCAGGGCGTTGACAACTTTGTCCTTAACGATTACAGGGGCAGCGTGAAAGGTGTTCATGCTAAATTATTTCAGAAGGCAGAAGAGACAGCCATAGAAAATGGAGTTGCTGTGGGTTTTGGATTTCCCAACAGGACAGGGTACGTAATTGGCAAGAGGTTGTTTAACCACAAGGATTTAATTAAGATAGAAGTCCTCTTTAAGAGACTGAGCTGGAGATCCGCTTTAAAAAGGAGGGTGAAGTGGAGTTTCCCTGCTAACCTTGTGGGGTGGATAAGCAACCTTATCATAAGGGTTTTTCTTGCCACTGGCAGAAAATCCGTGGCAGGCGTCAAATATACATGGGTTAACGCGTTTGATGAAAGCATTAATCTATTCTGGGAAAAAGTTAAAAGTCAATACACGATTATGGTGAAGAGGGACCTCCTCTATCTAAACTGGCGATATTGTAGAAAACCCGACAATACATACCATATGCTCCAGGCTGAACGTGATGACAGTATCGTGGGTTTGCTGATAGTAAAATATGAGGATTATGAGGGCGCCAGGATAGGTTTTATCATGGAGTTTCTTGCCGTTAAAGATGCTATGGTTTTAGATAATCTACTGAAAAGGGGGTTGATGTTCCTTCTCCGAAACAAGGTAGATTTTGTGCTTGCAAGAGTCTCTTCTTCTGACCCGGTTAAGCGCGTCTTTTATAAGAGAGGTTTTTCCTCGAAAGAAGGTGTGTGGACCTCTCATATTGTCTATGTGACATATTCATCTCATGTAGAGGCTTCCGTTCTCTGTGATGCCTCACTGTGGCATGTGTCCTTTGGGGACTGTGACGCCGCATAG
- a CDS encoding alkaline phosphatase family protein, producing MNKKKVIVIGIDGGTFDVILPMIKQGELPVLSSLMETGVWGDLQSTIPPDTGPAWVSMMTGVNPGKHGIFFFQGDLHNNYRGGRTLGSQDIRFPPLWSILSKNKKEVLFVNVPFTYPPMEVNGVVISGMLVPPNAEVVSFPSDIYSNIVKKIGRYEIDDWDPKVVGADLGNIHLYYNKIAEAVSRMTEERKKATLLLLKEKNWDFSMVVFTSIDRLQHVFWKYLDCADDSRKNDSFLHYGKVIYEGYKQIDRAIGEILETAGRDCTVIISSDHGFGPLNKDFFVNKWLEEIGLLKIRKGVRSKKITLTMPTLHRIVSKLMPGIHVPDWTRKIAVPIPRFIARDMDERIDWKETRAYLNECGININLRGREPHGIVETEKDASDLIAFIQEHFNQLKDESGANGNIADWIVRKEEIYHGPFVKEAADLYFSVNNRSYLQNIRVDGKEMFGECSVSGGTGMHRENGIFIMSGPFCRKNDSFKPRIIDISPTILYLMDLPILDEMDGRVLEEVIEPSHLQSYPIKRTESWSHGGKSSPYSQEDEESIRNSLKGLGYLS from the coding sequence ATGAATAAGAAAAAAGTTATCGTAATTGGAATAGATGGAGGGACTTTTGATGTTATCCTTCCTATGATTAAACAGGGTGAGTTGCCCGTGCTGTCTTCATTAATGGAGACGGGAGTATGGGGCGATCTCCAGTCGACGATACCTCCCGATACAGGTCCCGCGTGGGTTTCCATGATGACAGGGGTAAACCCCGGGAAGCATGGAATATTCTTTTTTCAGGGTGATCTTCATAACAACTATAGAGGAGGAAGGACATTGGGGTCTCAGGATATCCGGTTTCCTCCTTTATGGTCGATACTCAGTAAGAATAAAAAAGAGGTGTTATTTGTAAACGTGCCGTTTACTTATCCGCCTATGGAGGTAAATGGCGTTGTGATTTCTGGCATGCTCGTTCCTCCAAACGCTGAAGTAGTTAGTTTCCCTTCCGATATCTATTCGAATATTGTAAAAAAAATTGGAAGATATGAAATTGATGATTGGGACCCAAAGGTGGTTGGCGCTGATCTGGGGAATATACATTTATATTACAATAAGATTGCTGAGGCCGTGTCTCGAATGACTGAAGAGAGAAAAAAGGCGACATTGCTATTATTAAAGGAAAAGAATTGGGATTTTTCCATGGTTGTCTTTACCTCTATAGATCGTCTTCAACACGTGTTTTGGAAATATCTGGATTGTGCGGATGATAGCCGAAAGAACGATTCCTTCCTTCACTATGGAAAGGTTATCTATGAAGGGTATAAGCAGATAGATCGTGCCATTGGAGAGATTTTAGAAACTGCAGGAAGGGATTGTACTGTTATTATATCTTCAGACCACGGGTTTGGCCCTTTAAACAAGGATTTTTTTGTAAATAAATGGCTGGAGGAGATAGGCTTACTAAAAATAAGAAAAGGTGTGCGTTCAAAAAAAATTACATTAACGATGCCTACTTTGCATAGAATTGTGTCAAAACTTATGCCTGGCATTCACGTGCCCGACTGGACCAGGAAGATAGCGGTTCCGATACCGAGGTTTATTGCGCGGGACATGGACGAACGTATAGACTGGAAAGAAACTCGGGCCTATCTTAATGAATGTGGAATTAATATAAACCTCCGGGGGAGAGAACCACATGGCATTGTGGAAACCGAAAAGGATGCTTCAGATTTGATAGCGTTTATTCAGGAACACTTCAACCAATTGAAGGATGAATCCGGAGCAAATGGTAACATTGCAGATTGGATTGTGAGAAAGGAGGAAATTTATCATGGGCCTTTTGTGAAAGAAGCCGCTGATTTATATTTTTCGGTAAATAACAGATCCTATTTGCAAAACATCAGGGTTGATGGAAAAGAAATGTTTGGTGAATGTTCTGTTTCAGGAGGCACCGGCATGCATCGCGAGAATGGCATATTTATTATGAGTGGCCCCTTTTGTCGTAAAAACGATTCCTTTAAGCCGAGAATAATAGATATCTCTCCAACTATTTTGTATCTTATGGACCTCCCCATTTTAGATGAAATGGACGGAAGAGTGTTGGAAGAAGTCATCGAACCCTCCCATCTCCAATCGTATCCGATTAAACGAACCGAGTCTTGGTCTCACGGCGGCAAGAGTTCTCCTTATTCTCAAGAGGACGAAGAAAGTATAAGAAATAGTCTAAAAGGGCTGGGATATCTATCGTAA
- a CDS encoding PIG-L family deacetylase, with protein MIREAVKYAYRTLLPTRVKMSIDIFKHLRMERVEGLDEKNVLVLSPHPDDDIIGCGGTLQKYRGRGAEITSVYMTDGRKGNPCYGEEELVSIRRREAKTAAEIIGIQKLIFFDNRDRELSVTPKTIAELSKILKEIQPEAVFLPFIMDNHPDHAVTTQIFLEAIKSLPPVMCYAWGIWTPLPCFNVVVDITSYADLKRTALAAHKSQTELIDLVGGVFSLSRYHSVISGASDTAKEGWAEVYIACSSNEYQRLAAVVER; from the coding sequence ATGATAAGAGAAGCAGTAAAATACGCTTATAGAACACTTTTGCCAACACGGGTAAAGATGTCTATTGATATTTTTAAACATCTTCGTATGGAACGTGTTGAAGGATTAGATGAGAAAAACGTATTAGTGCTTTCTCCTCACCCAGATGACGACATTATTGGTTGCGGAGGGACACTTCAAAAATATCGTGGCAGAGGCGCCGAGATTACGTCTGTTTATATGACAGATGGTCGAAAAGGAAACCCTTGTTATGGAGAAGAGGAGCTAGTTTCTATCAGGAGGCGGGAAGCAAAAACAGCAGCGGAAATAATAGGTATTCAGAAATTGATATTTTTTGATAACAGGGACCGCGAATTGTCCGTCACGCCAAAGACAATAGCGGAGTTATCCAAAATACTTAAGGAAATACAGCCTGAAGCCGTTTTTCTTCCCTTTATTATGGATAACCATCCTGATCATGCGGTCACGACTCAGATATTTCTCGAGGCTATAAAATCCTTGCCCCCTGTTATGTGTTATGCGTGGGGGATATGGACGCCATTGCCATGTTTTAATGTGGTAGTAGACATTACTTCATATGCTGATTTGAAGAGAACCGCTCTGGCGGCGCACAAGTCTCAGACGGAACTTATTGATCTCGTTGGAGGTGTTTTTAGCCTGTCGAGATATCATTCGGTTATTTCCGGCGCGAGTGATACCGCAAAAGAGGGTTGGGCCGAGGTCTATATTGCTTGTTCTTCGAATGAATATCAAAGACTTGCGGCCGTCGTTGAGCGGTAA
- a CDS encoding radical SAM protein produces the protein MNVQAKHIYQVELTNHCNLKCSYCPIPTSRRQKGYMSEEIFQKVLNHLTKIRQKLLILHNFGEPLLHPNLERFVSMAFNCGLLPGFSTNGLLLTEDRFDALVAAGLHWMCISVHNSESAEKYRDFLACARKKGVVLFARNFTDTSYLMDERTYVPLTEKHDFAGTVPTSNEKNTGRNGYKHCDFLLKSYYVVLWDGSVVACCNDERGITKLGHIDSIEIISHKPKYSLCDNCAGGLYHNDFVFKERFLSWRFLFGKHSLGRHMVANIFYLKEFLKNSKRSISDFYKSLSL, from the coding sequence ATGAATGTACAGGCAAAACATATCTATCAAGTTGAGTTGACCAATCATTGTAATCTGAAGTGTTCTTATTGCCCGATTCCTACATCGAGGCGTCAGAAAGGTTACATGAGCGAAGAGATATTTCAAAAAGTTTTGAACCACCTGACGAAAATCAGACAAAAATTATTAATATTACATAATTTCGGTGAACCACTGTTGCATCCGAATTTGGAGCGTTTCGTCAGCATGGCGTTTAATTGTGGTTTGTTGCCAGGTTTTTCCACCAACGGTTTGCTTTTAACAGAAGACAGGTTTGATGCCCTTGTGGCTGCTGGATTACACTGGATGTGTATCTCGGTGCACAACAGCGAGTCGGCGGAAAAATACCGGGATTTTCTGGCTTGTGCGCGAAAGAAAGGGGTGGTGCTATTTGCAAGAAATTTTACAGATACATCGTACCTCATGGATGAAAGAACGTATGTTCCACTTACGGAAAAACATGATTTCGCAGGAACTGTACCGACCTCCAATGAAAAAAACACTGGTCGCAATGGATATAAGCATTGTGATTTTTTGCTGAAAAGCTACTATGTTGTATTGTGGGACGGCTCCGTGGTTGCCTGCTGTAATGATGAACGTGGAATCACTAAGCTTGGTCATATTGACTCGATAGAGATAATATCCCATAAACCGAAATACTCGCTATGTGATAATTGCGCTGGCGGACTCTACCACAACGACTTTGTCTTCAAGGAGCGATTCCTTTCATGGCGATTTCTGTTCGGTAAGCATTCATTAGGCAGGCATATGGTTGCTAACATTTTTTATTTAAAAGAATTTTTAAAGAATTCAAAACGTTCCATTTCTGATTTTTATAAATCGTTATCATTATGA
- a CDS encoding flippase, with translation MSIAQRVIKNTVYVFSSNIINRVITFFFIVYAARILGPKDFGIYGLIHAVIFFFSFFQDLGVGPMGIREIAKNKNNVEYLFNHILSLKIVLAIIIYPLLIITVYLLGYKSEVIYLFYLAGVTMVFSSFAASFGILYIAFEKIAIPSIISTLTTFLSTVSSIVVLKMGYGLEGILWIGLLGNFLGAVISGTWVRWKVLKYKFVYNYDAWYGFIKQSLPFGIIGFLNGINRNISIFFLSQLKGPLFTENTLGYYNAASNIPYSLMMIPASLRVALLPTLAANIENKALVRRYADMNMKFLLLFVSFPLVIVTVIFPEELMLLIFGGKYLDAAPALTILGVAYAIRIFHTPLAIALSATPYIKKFVPMAMLAALINIIFAFVFIPFFGFKGAALAVCISMVFWVVAAHESFSTVFGIKVFDCKKAVKTFVPFTVLLVFLYFLQTQKISIFMIAPVSIVLYIVLMYKSGIVTKEEKITLIGSIKKLLLPKRNTG, from the coding sequence GTGAGCATAGCGCAAAGGGTAATAAAGAATACTGTTTATGTCTTTTCTTCTAACATAATAAATAGAGTTATCACGTTCTTTTTCATTGTCTATGCTGCCAGAATCTTGGGTCCAAAGGATTTCGGGATCTATGGTTTGATACATGCGGTTATCTTCTTTTTTTCGTTCTTTCAAGATCTGGGCGTTGGTCCTATGGGTATACGAGAAATAGCAAAGAACAAAAATAATGTTGAATATCTTTTTAATCACATCCTGAGCCTTAAGATAGTTCTTGCTATAATAATTTATCCGCTGTTAATAATTACCGTCTACCTTCTTGGCTATAAAAGTGAAGTTATATATCTGTTTTACTTAGCAGGAGTAACGATGGTATTTTCTTCTTTTGCTGCTTCATTCGGAATCCTGTATATAGCATTTGAGAAGATAGCCATACCCTCAATAATTTCTACTCTGACCACCTTTCTGTCTACGGTTTCAAGTATTGTTGTGCTAAAAATGGGATATGGACTTGAGGGCATACTATGGATAGGGCTTCTCGGCAATTTCCTTGGAGCCGTTATTTCCGGCACATGGGTAAGGTGGAAGGTTCTTAAGTACAAATTTGTTTACAATTATGATGCATGGTATGGCTTTATAAAGCAATCGCTCCCATTTGGTATCATAGGTTTTCTCAACGGAATTAACCGAAACATTAGTATATTTTTTCTTTCACAATTAAAGGGACCTCTCTTTACGGAAAATACCCTCGGGTATTATAATGCGGCATCTAACATTCCTTACTCCTTAATGATGATACCAGCCAGTCTTAGGGTTGCGCTCTTGCCAACACTTGCTGCTAACATTGAAAATAAAGCCTTGGTTCGTAGATATGCTGATATGAACATGAAATTTCTCCTCCTTTTTGTATCCTTTCCGCTTGTTATTGTGACCGTTATATTTCCTGAGGAACTGATGCTGTTGATTTTTGGAGGGAAGTACCTCGATGCTGCTCCCGCGCTTACCATTCTTGGGGTGGCATACGCTATAAGGATATTTCATACTCCTTTAGCAATTGCGCTTTCCGCAACTCCTTATATAAAAAAGTTTGTGCCCATGGCAATGCTGGCAGCGCTCATTAATATTATATTTGCATTTGTGTTTATACCTTTTTTTGGTTTTAAAGGCGCGGCTTTAGCTGTTTGTATAAGCATGGTTTTTTGGGTAGTTGCAGCACATGAATCTTTCTCTACCGTCTTTGGCATAAAAGTATTTGATTGTAAAAAGGCAGTTAAAACCTTTGTCCCTTTTACGGTGTTATTGGTTTTCCTATACTTTCTTCAGACCCAAAAGATAAGCATCTTTATGATAGCTCCTGTCTCCATAGTCTTGTATATTGTATTAATGTATAAGTCTGGAATAGTCACGAAAGAAGAAAAAATTACTTTAATTGGTTCGATCAAGAAATTGCTTCTGCCAAAAAGAAATACCGGTTGA
- a CDS encoding alkaline phosphatase family protein: protein MKTNKVMVIGIDGGTFAVILPLIKQGKLPNLAKLIKNGAWGDLRSSVPPVTPPAWVSFMTGQGPGKHGIYNFTSHTFNFMKEFDGNLVSSKSIKVQTLWHILGDHGKRMFLVNIPITYPAFKVNGIMISGLLAPDESSEFVYPEELKQEIIGMGYKVDRTPNINEVLNNRKLWLQRILDTDERRHKVTLQLLGKYPWDVFMVVYSVTDRVSHLFWNEQHARDVDEEFASAVEQAYIRVDERVGDLLKFTDEETLVFVMSDHGFGPTEKSVSMNTWLYEEGFLKLKKPVCFSFLRRLQLRKKTVPVERIFRRFGVGNLSRIIPQKINTFNVPVLSASRKSSFYLVDWKNTVAYAYNWGIYINQKGRENLGIIDRSDYLNVRGKIIARLKELKDPVSGEKIIDEIFLNEKIYQGPLSKYGPDVMYSFKDFLYIQSNAFHFGQLFSTKKEGNHRMEGIFIASGETIKKGSNIRGAEIVDIAPTLLYSMGYPIPGEMDGKALTEIFEEAFLKENPPKFKNMNGGYLAEVETDVFDDDEQQKIMEDLRGLGYLD from the coding sequence ATGAAAACCAATAAGGTAATGGTGATAGGAATAGATGGAGGCACCTTTGCTGTTATTTTGCCGCTGATAAAACAGGGTAAATTGCCAAATTTGGCAAAATTGATTAAAAATGGCGCTTGGGGAGACCTCCGGTCTTCTGTTCCCCCTGTGACACCACCTGCATGGGTTTCTTTTATGACAGGACAGGGCCCGGGCAAGCATGGCATTTATAATTTCACTTCCCATACATTCAACTTCATGAAGGAGTTTGATGGAAACCTTGTATCTTCAAAATCGATCAAGGTTCAAACGCTATGGCATATCCTGGGTGATCATGGGAAAAGGATGTTTCTTGTAAATATACCAATTACCTATCCAGCTTTCAAAGTTAATGGAATTATGATATCTGGACTGCTGGCTCCCGATGAATCATCCGAATTTGTTTATCCTGAAGAACTGAAGCAGGAAATAATCGGGATGGGTTATAAAGTAGATAGAACCCCAAATATAAATGAGGTTCTTAACAACAGAAAGCTTTGGCTTCAGAGAATTTTGGATACTGATGAGAGACGTCATAAAGTGACACTTCAATTGCTTGGGAAATATCCATGGGATGTTTTTATGGTTGTATATAGTGTTACGGACAGGGTTTCTCATTTATTTTGGAATGAGCAACACGCGCGCGATGTAGACGAAGAATTTGCCTCTGCAGTGGAGCAGGCATACATAAGGGTAGATGAAAGGGTTGGTGATTTACTAAAATTTACCGATGAAGAGACACTCGTATTTGTTATGTCTGATCATGGTTTTGGTCCGACAGAAAAGTCTGTGTCTATGAATACGTGGTTGTATGAAGAAGGGTTCCTTAAACTAAAAAAACCTGTATGCTTCTCTTTTCTCAGGCGTTTGCAATTACGGAAAAAAACAGTTCCCGTTGAAAGGATTTTCCGAAGGTTTGGTGTTGGTAACTTATCGAGGATAATACCTCAGAAAATAAATACTTTCAATGTCCCCGTATTAAGTGCTTCCAGGAAATCGTCATTTTATCTGGTTGATTGGAAAAATACGGTTGCGTATGCCTACAATTGGGGGATTTATATTAACCAAAAAGGGCGTGAAAACCTGGGGATTATTGATCGCTCTGACTATCTCAATGTAAGAGGGAAAATTATTGCCCGGTTGAAAGAGTTAAAAGACCCTGTGTCAGGTGAAAAAATTATTGATGAGATTTTCCTGAATGAGAAGATATATCAGGGCCCTCTGTCTAAATATGGGCCTGACGTAATGTATAGTTTCAAGGATTTCCTTTACATTCAGAGTAATGCCTTTCATTTCGGACAACTTTTTTCAACCAAAAAAGAAGGTAATCACAGAATGGAGGGAATCTTTATAGCGTCGGGAGAAACAATTAAGAAAGGAAGTAACATAAGAGGGGCAGAGATCGTAGATATTGCGCCGACACTGCTGTATTCAATGGGATATCCAATTCCGGGTGAGATGGATGGCAAGGCATTGACAGAGATATTTGAGGAGGCATTCTTGAAAGAGAACCCCCCGAAATTCAAGAATATGAATGGTGGATACCTGGCGGAAGTTGAAACGGATGTGTTTGATGATGACGAGCAGCAAAAAATTATGGAAGATTTGCGCGGGCTTGGGTATTTGGATTAG
- a CDS encoding alkaline phosphatase family protein, giving the protein MVRQRDVVDRGALKQIMNNRKVFVIGIDGGTFDIILPMIKRGELPTIASIMEKGVWGNLSTTIPSVTVPAWISCVTGMNPGNYGLFYFTGNSHFYDEGCIQDATKVKTKSIWHLLSDHQKKSIIVNVPFTVPPANIHGVMVALRGLTVGSSEKLLSTHPPELEEHLIKSLFLDEAIREFNKFGGAEGQMTKEVALNRRIELGKVLTKKTKEICLQLLKNHHDTDFFMSVFRSTDWLQHYFLGYTDPHHPLYTDELFKRYGDVIQKEYQRVDAAIKDILKEVKDATIILLSDHGGGPLYNFFYANVWLRKNGYLEIIGNRTKPSFMWEKISLTKCFSKIGVKTEVFKNLKIPVLRAKSKPAYEEIDWMRTRAYAAPIGININLKGREPCGSVDEVDYNSMCETIRNELYQLKNHQGREIIDKVYRREEIYSGPYVNEAPDIIYLFKDTHYVPRLDVFYPSIFQEIPSDTIVTGQHISSKVDGIIMMQGPDIKPGSELSGAHIMDITPTILYLMGLPIPENMDGRILTEFLQEEFIAKNPPIYSGPSELPHWENEGMSQEEENMIKNQLKQLGYLS; this is encoded by the coding sequence TTGGTTAGGCAGAGAGATGTTGTTGATAGGGGGGCGCTAAAACAAATTATGAATAACCGCAAGGTTTTTGTGATAGGGATAGATGGCGGCACATTTGATATAATCCTTCCCATGATAAAAAGAGGAGAGCTCCCGACCATTGCCTCCATTATGGAAAAAGGCGTGTGGGGGAATCTTTCGACGACAATTCCTTCGGTAACAGTGCCAGCATGGATATCTTGTGTTACGGGTATGAATCCTGGAAATTATGGACTTTTTTATTTTACGGGCAACTCACATTTCTATGACGAAGGTTGTATACAGGACGCAACCAAGGTGAAAACAAAATCGATTTGGCATTTGTTATCTGACCATCAAAAAAAGAGTATCATTGTTAATGTTCCTTTTACCGTTCCTCCCGCAAATATACATGGAGTTATGGTTGCCCTCAGAGGTTTAACCGTCGGTTCATCCGAAAAATTATTGAGCACTCATCCTCCTGAATTGGAAGAACATCTGATCAAAAGTCTTTTTCTGGATGAGGCTATACGTGAATTTAATAAATTCGGTGGTGCAGAAGGACAGATGACTAAGGAGGTGGCTTTAAACAGGCGTATTGAATTAGGTAAGGTTCTAACAAAAAAAACGAAAGAGATATGTCTTCAGCTTTTAAAGAATCACCACGATACTGATTTTTTTATGTCTGTATTTAGATCAACAGATTGGTTGCAACACTATTTCTTAGGCTACACAGACCCTCACCATCCGTTGTATACGGATGAATTGTTTAAGAGATATGGTGATGTTATACAAAAGGAATATCAAAGAGTAGATGCTGCGATAAAGGATATTCTGAAAGAAGTGAAAGACGCAACGATTATCCTGCTTTCAGATCATGGCGGTGGTCCCCTGTACAATTTTTTTTATGCCAATGTGTGGCTAAGAAAAAATGGTTATCTTGAAATTATCGGAAATAGAACAAAACCCTCTTTCATGTGGGAGAAAATATCCCTTACTAAATGTTTTTCAAAAATTGGAGTGAAAACAGAAGTTTTTAAAAACTTGAAAATTCCTGTCCTCAGAGCAAAATCAAAACCAGCATATGAAGAGATTGACTGGATGAGAACCAGGGCTTACGCGGCGCCTATTGGGATAAATATTAATCTTAAGGGAAGAGAGCCCTGTGGGAGTGTCGATGAGGTTGATTATAATAGCATGTGTGAAACAATCCGGAATGAGCTTTACCAACTAAAGAATCATCAGGGACGGGAAATAATTGATAAGGTATATAGGAGAGAAGAGATTTATTCAGGACCATATGTGAATGAGGCTCCTGATATTATTTATTTATTCAAAGATACTCATTACGTTCCCAGATTAGATGTTTTTTACCCCAGCATTTTCCAGGAAATACCATCGGATACAATAGTGACGGGGCAACATATAAGCAGCAAAGTAGATGGCATTATCATGATGCAAGGCCCTGACATTAAACCGGGTTCAGAATTAAGCGGCGCACATATTATGGATATAACACCAACAATTCTTTATTTGATGGGACTGCCAATACCTGAAAACATGGATGGCCGCATATTAACCGAGTTTTTGCAGGAAGAGTTTATTGCTAAAAATCCACCGATTTATTCGGGCCCGAGTGAATTACCACATTGGGAGAACGAAGGCATGTCGCAAGAGGAAGAAAACATGATAAAAAACCAGTTAAAACAGCTTGGTTATCTGTCTTGA
- a CDS encoding GNAT family N-acetyltransferase → MIDTITIDVYKDGDEEELNSLFCNVFSKKRSLREWEWKFKESPIDSRPFIILARSSGKIIGQYACISFWLKYQDTFVKALQPVDNFVHNDYRGGVKGVQAKLMQKSNENAVENGVAVGFGFPNRTGYVIGKRLFKHKDLIKIEVLFKRLSWRSALKRRMKWSFPANLVGWISSLVIRVFLATGRKSVAGVKYTWVSTFDESINLFWEKVKDQYAIMVKRDFNYLHWRYCRKPDTTYHILQAELDGSIVGLIIVKYEDYEGARIGFVMELLASKDYTAADSLLKRGLIFLSRNKVDFVLARVSSSDPVKRVFYKKGFSPKEGVWNSHIVYVTYSSHVKASVLRDTSLWHVSFGDCDAA, encoded by the coding sequence ATGATAGATACTATAACGATAGATGTATACAAGGATGGCGATGAGGAAGAGCTAAATAGTCTATTTTGTAACGTTTTTTCTAAAAAACGTAGTTTAAGAGAATGGGAGTGGAAGTTTAAGGAATCGCCGATAGATTCACGTCCTTTTATTATTCTGGCACGGTCCAGCGGCAAAATTATTGGACAATATGCCTGCATTTCGTTTTGGTTGAAATATCAAGATACATTCGTTAAGGCCCTTCAACCTGTTGACAACTTTGTCCATAACGATTACAGAGGTGGAGTGAAGGGTGTTCAGGCCAAGTTAATGCAGAAGTCTAATGAGAATGCCGTAGAAAATGGGGTTGCTGTGGGTTTTGGATTTCCCAACAGGACAGGCTATGTAATTGGCAAGAGGTTGTTTAAACACAAGGATTTAATTAAGATAGAAGTCCTCTTTAAGAGACTGAGCTGGAGGTCCGCTTTAAAAAGGAGGATGAAGTGGAGTTTCCCTGCTAACCTTGTGGGGTGGATAAGCAGCCTTGTCATAAGAGTTTTTCTTGCCACTGGCAGAAAATCCGTGGCAGGAGTCAAATATACATGGGTTAGCACGTTTGATGAAAGTATTAATCTGTTCTGGGAAAAAGTGAAAGATCAATATGCGATTATGGTAAAGAGGGACTTTAATTATCTACACTGGCGATATTGTAGAAAGCCGGATACTACATATCATATCCTCCAAGCAGAACTTGATGGTAGTATAGTCGGCTTAATAATCGTAAAATACGAGGACTATGAGGGCGCCAGGATAGGCTTTGTCATGGAGCTTCTTGCCAGTAAAGATTATACGGCTGCGGATAGTCTGCTGAAAAGGGGGCTGATATTCCTTTCCCGAAACAAGGTAGATTTTGTGCTTGCAAGAGTCTCTTCTTCTGACCCGGTTAAGCGCGTCTTTTATAAGAAAGGTTTTTCTCCGAAAGAGGGTGTATGGAATTCTCATATTGTCTATGTAACCTATTCATCTCATGTTAAGGCTTCCGTTCTCCGTGATACTTCCCTGTGGCACGTGTCCTTTGGGGACTGTGACGCCGCATAG